In the Paenibacillus sp. FSL R7-0337 genome, GTTGTTATCCTGAACGGCTTCAATGCGTCAGATACGCCTTACACCCCGGACAGCCTGAAGGAGCTTATAGAGAGCGGGCAGGTGAAGTACTTCCTGGTCACCAGCGGCGGCATGGGCGGGGGGCGCGGCGGCAGCTCGGAGATTACGGAATGGATTACATCGAACGGGACCGAGGTTCCTGCCGCAGACTGGCAGGGAACACAGAACAGCGGCAATGCCGGAACCCTTTATGAGATAACCCTGAACTAACCTGCGGAAGCAGGAGATCTGGAAGCGCGTATATCCGGCCCTTTGCCGCCGCGCTTCCTTACTACTTTTGAGGAGGAGCTGCCCATGAGTATCCAAGTGCGCTATTCCATTATTATACCGATGTTCAATGAAGAGGCTGTTATTCAGGAAACCTACCGGCGCATCAAAAAAGTAATGGGCACAACAGGCGAGCCTTACGAGCTGATCTTCATTAATGACGGCAGCACGGACAATTGCGCGCAGATGATCGAGGAATACAGCTATTGGGATGAAAGTGTGAAGCTGATCGATCTGTCCCGCAATTTCGGGCATCAGGTTGCTATTACCGCAGGGATGGATTATGCGCTGGGCGATGCGGTTGTGATCATTGACGCGGATCTGCAGGACCCGCCCGAGCTGATTCCGGAGATGATTGCCGAGTGGAAGCAAGGCTACCAGGTCGTATATGCCAAGCGGATCAAGCGAAACGGAGAGTCCCTGTTCAAAAAGTGGTCGGCCAGCTTATTTTACCGGGTGCTGCGTTATTCGACAGATATCTCTATTCCGGTGGACACTGGCGATTTCCGCCTGATGGACCGCAGGGTCTGCGACGAGCTGAAGCGTCTGCCGGAGAAGAACCGCTTCGTACGCGGTCTGGTCAGCTGGGTTGGATTCCGGCAGAAGGCGATAGAATACGAGCGGGAGGAGCGGCTGGCCGGAGAGACTAAATATCCGTTAGGGCGGATGCTGAAGCTGTCACTGGACGGCATTACCTCCTTCTCTTATAAGCCGCTGAAGCTGGCGGGTGTTCTTGGAGCGCTGCTGTCCGTATCCGGTTTTCTGTACCTGCTGTATGTGCTGTACCTGGCACTCTTTACAGACGCAGCCGTGAAGGGCTGGGCATCGATGATCGGAATCACCTTAACCTTCAACGGGTTCGTGCTGCTCATGCTGGGTATTCTGGGCGAGTATGTCGGACGGATCTATGATGAATCGAAGGGCCGTCCCCTCTACATCGTTCAGGAGTTCTACAGCGGCAGGCCGCAGCAGAGCGCACAGGAGCAGAGAGTCGCCAGTCTCAACAAATAACAATATTTCGTAAAAAAGAAACGCCTCTCCTCTCTAAGGAAAGGCGTTTCTTATGTAGTCTCTGCTAAGCCTTCAGCAAATCATGATCGACATAACGTGCGCCGTTCAGCTCACTGATAATGTTGACGGCAACCTTGGCGCCATCCCCGGCAGTGATTATGGCGTGGACACTCATTCCGGCAATCATTATTTATAGTGGGGAACTATTGAATTAAAAGAAAGAATGTCCTCCAAATCTAGTCGATGTATGATAATGCGCATGATATACAAAACCTAATGCTTGATCTACATTTAACTCAGGCCCTACGGGTATACCCACACCTGCTGTTAGAGCAACAAGAAATGCATTTGATGCATCAATTGACCAAACATTATTATTGTAGATATCAGGACGTGCCAGCCTTATAACTGCTGATTCAAGATCTATTCCAGGTCCTATTCCTACCTGTCCAGATATTATTTTAGCTTGGTAATGATTGAATTTTTTCTCGCTTCGTAATTTTGAAACTACTGAGTCCCAAATAGCATAGGTTACTCCTCCAATAACTACAGCAGTACCAGCTGCTAGTAATTGTGCTAGTAGCCATTCACCGATTATGACACCAATTGGTATCAATACTGGAACAGAAGCTGTTGTTTTATCCTGATCAATTTGAAAAGTCTGGTTAGTCTCCGTGTCAGTAAATGTTGCATTAATTAGATCTCCGTTCTCTCCCGTAAGTTCATTAATTACAACATTGTATATCTTTTCGTTTTTGCCGGTAACAGTTGAAGTTTCATTTGTAGTAAATATAATTTCTTGAGTGTTTTTGTCCAAGGTCATTTTACCAACAGTTTCATCAACTCTAGATGTTTTGAAAAGTGTATTGGGACTGTTTACAAATTTTGTGGTTATGCTTAATGTTTCATCATTATTTTCTAAAACTTTATAATTTGATGAGAATGTTTCAACTTGTTGTTCATCAGCAAATACACTAAGTTTGGAGAAACCAAAAACTAATGCAACAGAGAGGACAATTGCAAATATTTTCTTAAGAGTTGACGAAATTTTCATTAATACATTTCATCTCGCTTCCACAATTTAATTTGTCAATGAACCGTATCCATAAACTTTATCAAAACCTTTTGATCCTAAATCTTTAGACATATCCTTAAGTCTATTTTTTATAGCCTTGACCGTTGAAGAATTAGATGGATATGACGAAGATGCCAACAAGTTTGCTACGCTCCCTGTAACATGAGGTGCCGCCATTGAAGTGCCTTCATATATACCATAACCATTGTTAGGTGCTAAGCTTAATATTTCTACCCCTGGAGCACTAAAATCAATTTTTCCAGTTGATGCCAAATTATAGGCGTGTTCTAAATGGTCAATTGCAGTTACTGAAAAAACCTCTTCGTAAGCTGCGGGATAATCAACTTCGTTTCTGTAGTTATTTCCTGCCGCTGCAACTAAAATTATTCCTCGGTCGTAGGCATCAGTTACAACTCTCTTTAATTCGTCGTTTCCTTTTTTGATACCTATACTGATATTAATAATATCAACTTGGTTTTTGATGCACCATTTAATACCTTCAATAAAATCATCAATTTCACCCTTACCATCTTTATCA is a window encoding:
- a CDS encoding glycosyltransferase family 2 protein, with translation MSIQVRYSIIIPMFNEEAVIQETYRRIKKVMGTTGEPYELIFINDGSTDNCAQMIEEYSYWDESVKLIDLSRNFGHQVAITAGMDYALGDAVVIIDADLQDPPELIPEMIAEWKQGYQVVYAKRIKRNGESLFKKWSASLFYRVLRYSTDISIPVDTGDFRLMDRRVCDELKRLPEKNRFVRGLVSWVGFRQKAIEYEREERLAGETKYPLGRMLKLSLDGITSFSYKPLKLAGVLGALLSVSGFLYLLYVLYLALFTDAAVKGWASMIGITLTFNGFVLLMLGILGEYVGRIYDESKGRPLYIVQEFYSGRPQQSAQEQRVASLNK
- a CDS encoding S8 family peptidase, with translation MVNVSNKKKYAYFFLFVGLISLLIYFMSKYSTDSLIISPLSESDIESIDFSVEQRVPWGVKYQTQIENKQVIRKIKVAILDSGIDKFHKDLEGKIVKEYNTITHDQDASDEFSHGTAVAGVIASNDNDIGLIGIALSAELYSVKVLDKDGKGEIDDFIEGIKWCIKNQVDIINISIGIKKGNDELKRVVTDAYDRGIILVAAAGNNYRNEVDYPAAYEEVFSVTAIDHLEHAYNLASTGKIDFSAPGVEILSLAPNNGYGIYEGTSMAAPHVTGSVANLLASSSYPSNSSTVKAIKNRLKDMSKDLGSKGFDKVYGYGSLTN